In Streptomyces sp. NBC_01439, the following are encoded in one genomic region:
- a CDS encoding ABC transporter permease codes for MSRLQVWTRDLGMGARFAFGGGREGWIRTLLTGVGVGLGVALLLISTAIPGALAARYERGDARSTMNSERADAPGPDTLLTAPVNQTYRRTDIEGHMLRAEGPRAPLPPGLKRIPGPGEMAISPALDALLKSPDGALLRERLDARVVEIIGDPGLVGPGELFFYLGSDTLEKSGPEDYRVERVTDFGYDAGREGLDPVLMLMVVLTFVALLMPVAVFIATAVRFGGDRRDRRLAALRLVGADSRMVRRIAAGEALAGSLVGLVLGVGFFAVGRSLVGSVDLQQRSVFPADLDPAPWLAALVAVAVPTAAVAVTLFALRSVVIEPLGVVRTARPSRRRVWWRLLLPLVGLGLLVPLRGRGNGHGRFNQWQVSAGVVLLLVGITVLLPWLLERFVAKASGGPVSWQLAVRRLQVNSGAAARLVNGIAVAVAGAIALQMLFAGVEGDYTKPTGQDPGRAAVAVMVNRETQTRMDELAQRISAVPGVTRAVPLTNVSAARQVPATQETVTVTIGTCDALSEVASLDSCKDGDAFVLTGSAAPAPQAWQRSDGGAAKPGDELFVGNVRGYGSDSESGLPAQPAPAKWKVPADARTVPSREDPAGHLRSGLLVTPAAAPKEIGAFPDAWIFVQVDESGPDALDRARNAVFKADPSVTAMTLRHTAQAAGYSSIRTGLFFGATAVLVLIGGSLLVSQLEQLRERRRLLSSLVAFGTKRSTLSLSVLWQTAVPIVLGLVLAAGVGVGLGAVLMGMAAQPVRIDWASVLGMTAAGAGVVVVVTLLSLPPLLRLMRPDGLRTE; via the coding sequence ATGAGCCGGCTCCAGGTCTGGACCCGCGACCTCGGCATGGGCGCCCGCTTCGCCTTCGGCGGCGGCCGCGAAGGGTGGATCCGCACCCTGCTCACCGGCGTCGGCGTCGGTCTCGGCGTCGCACTGCTGCTGATCAGCACCGCCATCCCCGGCGCCCTCGCCGCGCGGTACGAGCGCGGCGACGCACGGTCGACGATGAACTCCGAGCGGGCCGACGCCCCCGGCCCCGACACCCTGTTGACCGCCCCCGTCAACCAGACGTACCGGCGCACGGACATCGAGGGGCACATGCTCCGGGCCGAGGGCCCCCGAGCCCCGCTGCCGCCCGGCCTGAAGCGGATCCCGGGCCCGGGCGAGATGGCCATCTCCCCCGCGCTCGACGCGTTGCTGAAGTCCCCCGACGGCGCCCTGCTGCGCGAGCGGCTCGACGCGCGGGTAGTTGAGATCATCGGCGACCCCGGCCTGGTCGGCCCCGGCGAGCTGTTCTTCTACCTGGGCAGCGACACCCTGGAGAAGAGCGGCCCCGAGGACTACCGCGTCGAGCGCGTCACCGACTTCGGCTACGACGCGGGCCGCGAGGGCCTGGACCCCGTGCTCATGCTGATGGTCGTCCTGACCTTCGTCGCCCTGCTGATGCCCGTCGCCGTCTTCATCGCCACCGCCGTCCGCTTCGGCGGGGACCGGCGCGACCGGCGGCTCGCCGCACTGCGGCTGGTCGGCGCCGACAGCCGGATGGTGCGCCGGATCGCGGCCGGCGAGGCGCTGGCCGGCTCCCTGGTCGGCCTGGTGCTGGGCGTCGGCTTCTTCGCCGTCGGCCGCTCCCTGGTCGGCAGCGTCGACCTCCAGCAGCGCAGCGTCTTCCCCGCCGACCTCGACCCGGCGCCGTGGCTCGCCGCCCTGGTCGCCGTCGCGGTGCCCACGGCGGCGGTGGCCGTGACCCTGTTCGCGCTGCGCAGCGTGGTCATCGAGCCGCTGGGCGTCGTCCGGACGGCGCGGCCCTCCCGGCGCCGCGTCTGGTGGCGGCTGCTGCTCCCGCTGGTCGGGCTCGGCCTGCTCGTGCCCCTGCGCGGCCGCGGCAACGGCCACGGCAGGTTCAACCAGTGGCAGGTCAGCGCAGGTGTGGTGCTGCTGCTGGTCGGGATCACCGTACTGCTGCCCTGGCTGCTGGAACGGTTCGTCGCGAAGGCGTCCGGCGGCCCGGTCTCCTGGCAGCTGGCCGTGCGCCGGCTCCAGGTCAACAGCGGCGCCGCCGCCCGCCTCGTCAACGGCATCGCCGTGGCCGTCGCGGGCGCCATCGCCCTCCAGATGCTCTTCGCGGGCGTCGAGGGCGACTACACCAAGCCGACCGGCCAGGACCCCGGCAGGGCCGCCGTCGCCGTCATGGTGAACCGCGAGACGCAAACGCGCATGGACGAGCTCGCGCAGCGGATCTCCGCCGTGCCGGGCGTCACCCGCGCCGTTCCACTGACCAACGTGTCGGCCGCCCGCCAGGTGCCCGCGACGCAGGAGACGGTCACGGTGACCATCGGCACCTGTGACGCGCTCAGCGAGGTCGCGTCGCTGGACTCCTGCAAGGACGGCGACGCCTTCGTACTGACCGGCTCCGCGGCACCGGCCCCGCAGGCCTGGCAGCGCTCCGACGGGGGCGCGGCGAAGCCCGGTGACGAGCTGTTCGTCGGCAACGTCAGGGGGTACGGGTCCGATTCCGAATCCGGGCTGCCCGCCCAACCCGCTCCGGCGAAGTGGAAGGTCCCGGCGGACGCCCGTACGGTCCCCAGCCGGGAGGACCCCGCCGGTCACCTGCGCAGCGGCCTGCTGGTGACCCCGGCGGCCGCGCCGAAGGAGATCGGCGCCTTCCCGGACGCGTGGATCTTCGTCCAGGTCGACGAGTCCGGTCCGGACGCCCTGGACCGGGCGCGCAACGCCGTGTTCAAGGCGGACCCGTCCGTCACCGCGATGACGCTGCGGCACACCGCGCAGGCCGCCGGCTACTCCTCGATCCGCACGGGGCTGTTCTTCGGCGCCACCGCCGTACTGGTCCTGATCGGCGGGAGCCTGCTCGTCTCCCAGCTGGAGCAGTTGCGCGAGCGCCGGCGGCTGCTCTCCTCCCTGGTCGCCTTCGGCACCAAGCGCTCCACGCTGAGCCTGTCGGTGCTGTGGCAGACGGCCGTACCGATCGTGCTCGGCCTGGTGCTGGCGGCCGGGGTCGGCGTGGGGCTGGGCGCCGTCCTGATGGGCATGGCCGCCCAGCCCGTCCGGATCGACTGGGCGTCGGTGCTCGGGATGACGGCGGCCGGCGCGGGAGTGGTGGTCGTCGTGACCCTGCTGAGCCTGCCGCCGCTGCTGCGGCTGATGCGCCCGGACGGCCTGCGCACGGAGTGA
- a CDS encoding transglycosylase SLT domain-containing protein, protein MSRISVRGFAVASATAVTTVGAVVGVATGDPTNDLETTASGATLLADIPVGDQAEVQSASLTQQADAIAHAADADTKRSVEEAARVQAAEDAKAKKAEAEKAKEKADAEAEAKLKKEREEKEQVASRSAARDAGDFAPQSSYTVAQVKAIAQQMVPAGQFQCFSNIINQESTWNYKAVNSSSGAYGLVQALPGSKMASAGADWRTNPATQIKWGLNYMEDRYGSPCSAWSFHQANGWY, encoded by the coding sequence GTGAGCCGGATCTCGGTCCGGGGGTTCGCCGTGGCTTCGGCCACCGCGGTCACCACCGTCGGCGCAGTCGTAGGCGTTGCCACCGGCGACCCCACGAACGATCTCGAGACGACCGCGTCCGGCGCGACTCTCCTTGCCGACATCCCGGTCGGCGACCAGGCAGAGGTCCAGAGCGCGTCCCTGACGCAGCAGGCCGATGCCATCGCCCACGCCGCGGATGCCGACACCAAGCGTTCCGTCGAGGAGGCCGCGCGCGTCCAGGCCGCCGAGGACGCCAAGGCCAAGAAGGCCGAGGCCGAGAAGGCCAAGGAGAAGGCCGACGCCGAGGCCGAGGCCAAGCTGAAGAAGGAACGCGAGGAGAAGGAGCAGGTCGCGAGCCGCTCCGCCGCCCGCGACGCCGGGGACTTCGCTCCCCAGAGCTCCTACACGGTCGCCCAGGTCAAGGCCATTGCCCAGCAGATGGTCCCGGCCGGGCAGTTCCAGTGCTTCTCGAACATCATCAACCAGGAATCCACCTGGAACTACAAGGCCGTCAACTCGTCCTCGGGCGCCTACGGTCTGGTCCAGGCGCTGCCCGGTTCGAAGATGGCCTCGGCCGGTGCGGACTGGCGTACCAACCCCGCCACGCAGATCAAGTGGGGCTTGAACTACATGGAAGACCGCTACGGCAGCCCCTGCAGCGCCTGGAGCTTCCACCAGGCCAACGGCTGGTACTAG
- a CDS encoding SPFH domain-containing protein, which yields MTNENATPDGVREFTARSVGGGLALLLGLLGLLVSAGLIVAGSVATAVAAKAALITLGVLLSLFSTFAMCGLNTVAPGEARVVQLFGRYRGTIRTDGLRWTNPLTSRERISTRVRNHETAVLKVNDAYGNPIELAAVVVWRVEDTARATFEVEDFTEFVETQAEAAVRHIAIEYPYDAHDEGGLSLRGNAEEITEKLAVELRDRVDAAGVHIIESRFTHLAYAPEIASAMLQRQQAGAVVAARKQIVEGAVGMVELALTRLAEQDIVDLDPERKAAMVSNLMVVLCGDRAAQPVVNTGTLYQ from the coding sequence ATGACGAACGAAAACGCCACCCCTGACGGAGTACGGGAGTTCACCGCGCGCAGCGTCGGCGGCGGCCTGGCCCTACTGCTCGGCCTGCTGGGCCTGTTGGTGAGTGCCGGCCTGATCGTGGCCGGCTCGGTGGCGACGGCCGTGGCGGCGAAGGCGGCCCTGATCACCCTCGGCGTGCTCCTGAGCCTCTTCTCCACGTTCGCGATGTGCGGGCTCAACACGGTGGCGCCGGGCGAGGCCCGGGTCGTCCAACTGTTCGGCCGCTACCGGGGCACCATCCGCACCGACGGGCTGCGCTGGACCAACCCGCTGACCTCCCGCGAGCGGATCTCGACCCGGGTGCGCAACCACGAGACGGCCGTCCTGAAGGTCAACGACGCCTACGGCAACCCCATCGAGCTGGCGGCGGTCGTGGTGTGGCGGGTCGAGGACACGGCCCGGGCCACCTTCGAAGTCGAGGACTTCACGGAGTTCGTCGAGACCCAGGCCGAGGCGGCGGTCCGGCACATAGCCATCGAGTACCCCTACGACGCGCACGACGAGGGCGGCCTGTCGCTGCGCGGGAACGCCGAGGAGATCACCGAGAAGCTGGCGGTCGAACTACGCGACCGCGTCGACGCGGCCGGTGTGCACATCATCGAGTCCCGCTTCACGCACCTCGCGTACGCTCCGGAGATCGCCTCCGCGATGCTCCAGCGCCAGCAGGCGGGCGCGGTCGTGGCGGCCCGCAAGCAGATCGTGGAGGGCGCGGTGGGCATGGTCGAACTGGCACTGACCCGGCTGGCGGAGCAGGACATCGTGGACCTGGATCCGGAGCGCAAGGCGGCCATGGTCTCGAACCTGATGGTCGTCCTGTGCGGCGACCGCGCCGCCCAGCCGGTGGTCAACACGGGAACCCTCTACCAGTGA
- a CDS encoding AI-2E family transporter: MAMKEGWLGRLGNKLNRMEARLNERRAEVEAETSGDLPHPAGPGRVPAAEASAVLTVPAPPTVPPRVPAPHVAAPAVPVRPDPASVVPWGMRVAAEASWRLLLLAGMLWVLMKVISEVRLVVLAFAAAMLVTAMLQPFVVRLRRLGLPRGLATAVTAILGFVVIGLVGWFVVWQVMENLDDLSDRVRDGINELKLWALDSPFHVTEKQINDIAKNLSETIGTNTEQITSAGLQGVTVLVEVLTGILLAMFSTLFLLYDGKRIWNWALGLVPSAARAGVAGAGPRAWRTLTAYVRGTVIVALIDAIFIGLGIYFLDVPMAVPLAVFIFLFAFIPLVGAVVSGALAVVVALVTQGVFTALMVLLVVLAVQQIEGHVLQPFILGRAVRVHPLAVVLSVAAGGMIAGIGGAVVAVPLVAVTNTVVGYLKAYSREQHHLGSGMIGPAPHGSTALSVAPEGEGHVTP; encoded by the coding sequence ATGGCGATGAAGGAAGGCTGGCTCGGCCGGCTCGGGAACAAGCTGAACCGGATGGAGGCGCGGCTCAACGAGCGGCGCGCCGAGGTCGAAGCCGAGACCAGCGGCGACCTGCCGCATCCTGCCGGGCCCGGACGGGTACCGGCCGCCGAGGCGTCCGCCGTGCTGACCGTTCCCGCGCCGCCCACCGTCCCGCCCCGGGTTCCCGCGCCCCATGTCGCCGCCCCAGCCGTTCCCGTGCGCCCCGACCCGGCGAGCGTCGTCCCCTGGGGGATGCGCGTGGCCGCCGAGGCCAGTTGGCGGCTGCTGCTGCTCGCCGGGATGCTCTGGGTGCTGATGAAGGTGATCAGCGAAGTCCGCCTGGTCGTCCTCGCCTTCGCCGCCGCCATGCTCGTCACCGCGATGCTCCAGCCCTTCGTGGTCCGGCTGCGCAGACTGGGCCTGCCGCGCGGACTGGCCACGGCCGTCACGGCGATCCTCGGCTTCGTGGTCATCGGGCTCGTCGGCTGGTTCGTGGTCTGGCAGGTCATGGAGAACCTCGACGACCTCTCCGACCGGGTCCGCGACGGCATCAACGAGCTCAAGCTCTGGGCACTGGACAGTCCGTTCCACGTGACCGAGAAGCAGATCAACGACATCGCGAAGAACCTCAGCGAGACCATCGGCACCAATACCGAGCAGATCACCTCCGCCGGCCTGCAGGGCGTGACGGTGCTCGTCGAGGTCCTCACGGGCATCCTGCTCGCGATGTTCTCCACGCTCTTCCTGCTCTACGACGGCAAGCGCATCTGGAACTGGGCGCTGGGTCTGGTCCCCTCCGCCGCCCGGGCCGGTGTCGCCGGCGCTGGTCCGCGCGCCTGGCGCACCCTCACCGCCTACGTGCGCGGCACGGTGATCGTCGCCCTCATCGACGCCATCTTCATCGGCCTCGGCATCTACTTCCTGGACGTGCCGATGGCGGTGCCGCTGGCCGTCTTCATCTTCCTGTTCGCCTTCATCCCCCTGGTCGGCGCCGTGGTGTCGGGCGCCCTCGCGGTGGTCGTGGCGCTGGTGACCCAGGGCGTGTTCACCGCCCTGATGGTGCTGCTGGTGGTACTGGCGGTGCAGCAGATCGAGGGCCACGTGCTCCAGCCCTTCATCCTCGGCCGGGCCGTCCGGGTACACCCGCTCGCGGTGGTGCTCTCGGTCGCCGCCGGCGGCATGATCGCGGGCATCGGCGGAGCGGTCGTCGCGGTGCCGCTGGTGGCCGTCACCAACACGGTGGTGGGCTACCTGAAGGCGTACTCGCGCGAGCAGCACCACCTCGGATCCGGAATGATCGGCCCGGCCCCGCACGGTTCGACGGCCCTGAGCGTGGCTCCCGAGGGCGAGGGGCACGTCACACCCTGA
- a CDS encoding peroxiredoxin, protein MLTVGDKFPAFDLTACVSLEAGAEFTQIDHKTYEGKWKVVFAWPLDFTFVCPTEIAAFGKLNDEFADRDAQVLGFSLDSEYVHHAWRKDHADLRDLPFPMMSDIKRELSAELGILGEDGLPMRAVFIVDPNNEIQFSMVTAGSVGRNPKEVLRVLDALQTDELCPCNWNKGDSTIDAGALLAGE, encoded by the coding sequence GTGCTCACTGTTGGTGACAAGTTCCCCGCCTTCGACCTGACCGCCTGTGTCTCGCTCGAGGCCGGAGCCGAGTTCACGCAGATCGACCACAAGACCTACGAGGGCAAGTGGAAGGTCGTCTTCGCGTGGCCGCTGGACTTCACCTTCGTGTGCCCGACCGAGATCGCCGCCTTCGGCAAGCTGAACGATGAGTTCGCCGACCGCGACGCGCAGGTCCTCGGCTTCTCGCTCGACTCCGAGTACGTGCACCACGCCTGGCGCAAGGACCACGCCGACCTGCGTGACCTGCCCTTCCCGATGATGTCCGACATCAAGCGCGAGCTGTCGGCCGAGCTGGGCATCCTGGGCGAGGACGGCCTCCCGATGCGCGCCGTGTTCATCGTGGACCCGAACAACGAGATCCAGTTCTCGATGGTGACCGCCGGTTCCGTGGGCCGTAACCCCAAGGAGGTCCTGCGGGTCCTCGACGCCCTGCAGACCGACGAGCTGTGCCCGTGCAACTGGAACAAGGGTGACAGCACCATCGACGCCGGCGCGCTGCTGGCCGGTGAGTGA
- a CDS encoding hydrogen peroxide-inducible genes activator → MAVSSRGAKQPTLAQLRAFAAVAEHLHFRDAAAAIGMSQPALSGAVSALEEALGVQLLERTTRKVLLSPAGERIAARVQVVLDAMGGLLEEAEAVRAPFTGVLRLGVIPTVAPYLLPTVLGLFHRRYPRMDLQVHEEQTASLLEGLGGGRLDLLLLAVPLGVPGVTELPVFDEDFVLLAPREHALAGRRDIPLEELRGLQLLLLDEGHCLRDQALDICREAGRTTGADVTTTAAGLSTLVQLVAGGLGVTLLPRTALRLETARNEYLSTGYFAEPAPSRRIALAMRTGTARQEEFRAIAAALREAVRPLPVWPTD, encoded by the coding sequence GTGGCTGTCAGTAGTAGGGGAGCGAAGCAACCGACGCTCGCACAGCTGCGCGCCTTCGCCGCGGTCGCCGAGCACCTGCACTTCCGGGACGCCGCCGCGGCCATCGGCATGAGCCAGCCCGCGCTCTCCGGAGCCGTCTCCGCCCTCGAGGAGGCCCTCGGGGTGCAGCTGCTGGAGCGCACCACCCGCAAGGTGCTGCTCTCCCCGGCGGGCGAGCGGATCGCGGCGCGGGTCCAGGTGGTCCTGGACGCCATGGGCGGGCTGCTGGAAGAGGCCGAGGCGGTACGGGCTCCCTTCACCGGGGTGCTGCGGCTCGGGGTGATCCCCACGGTGGCGCCGTACCTGCTGCCGACCGTGCTCGGGCTGTTCCACCGGCGCTACCCGCGGATGGACCTCCAGGTGCACGAGGAGCAGACCGCCTCGCTGCTGGAGGGCCTCGGCGGCGGGCGCCTGGACCTGCTCCTGCTGGCGGTGCCGCTCGGGGTCCCGGGCGTGACCGAACTACCGGTCTTCGACGAGGACTTCGTCCTGCTCGCACCCCGGGAGCACGCGCTGGCCGGGCGCCGGGACATCCCGCTGGAGGAACTGCGCGGACTGCAGCTGTTGCTGCTCGACGAGGGGCACTGCCTGCGGGACCAGGCCCTCGACATCTGCCGGGAAGCGGGCCGCACGACCGGGGCGGACGTCACGACGACCGCCGCCGGCCTGTCCACCCTCGTACAACTGGTCGCCGGGGGACTGGGGGTGACGCTGTTGCCGCGCACCGCGCTGCGGCTGGAGACCGCCCGCAACGAGTACCTGTCCACCGGGTACTTCGCCGAGCCCGCCCCCTCCCGGCGGATCGCCTTGGCCATGCGCACCGGGACCGCCCGGCAGGAGGAGTTCAGGGCGATCGCCGCCGCGCTGCGCGAAGCCGTGCGCCCGCTCCCGGTCTGGCCCACCGACTAG
- a CDS encoding PadR family transcriptional regulator has translation MSIGHTLLGLLEAGPRHGYDLKRTFDEKFGHDRPLAYGQVYSTMSRLLKNGLVEVDGIESGGGPDRKRYAITDAGITDVEAWLAQPEKPEPYLHSTLYTKVVLALLTGRRADELLDTQRAEHLRLMRILTQRKRKGDIADQLVCDHALFHLEADLRWLELTAARLDQLAREVRR, from the coding sequence ATGTCCATCGGTCACACCCTCCTGGGCCTCCTAGAGGCCGGCCCGCGCCACGGCTACGACCTCAAGCGCACCTTCGACGAGAAGTTCGGCCACGACCGCCCCCTCGCGTACGGGCAGGTCTACTCGACCATGTCCCGCCTCCTGAAGAACGGCCTCGTCGAGGTCGACGGGATCGAGAGCGGCGGCGGCCCCGACCGCAAGCGGTACGCCATCACCGACGCCGGCATCACCGACGTCGAGGCCTGGCTCGCCCAGCCCGAGAAGCCCGAGCCGTACCTCCACTCGACCCTCTACACGAAGGTCGTCCTCGCCCTGCTCACCGGCCGCCGCGCCGACGAGCTGCTCGACACCCAGCGCGCCGAGCACCTGCGCCTCATGCGCATCCTGACCCAGCGCAAGCGCAAGGGGGACATCGCCGACCAACTCGTCTGCGACCACGCCCTCTTCCACCTGGAGGCGGACCTGCGGTGGCTGGAGCTCACCGCGGCCCGCCTCGACCAGCTCGCCCGGGAGGTACGCCGATGA
- a CDS encoding alkyl hydroperoxide reductase — translation MSLDSLKSAIPDFAKDLKLNLGSVIGNSDLPQQQLWGTVLSCAIAARSAIVLRELEPEAKANLSPEAYTAAKSAAAVMGMNNVFYRTRHLLSDPEYGTLRAGLRMNVIGNPGVEKIDFELWSLAVSAINGCGQCLDSHEQVLRKAGVDRETIQEAFKIASVIQAVAVTLDAEAALAGE, via the coding sequence ATGTCCCTCGACTCCCTGAAGTCGGCCATACCGGACTTCGCCAAGGACCTGAAGCTGAACCTCGGTTCGGTCATCGGCAACAGCGACCTCCCGCAGCAGCAGCTGTGGGGCACCGTCCTGTCCTGCGCGATCGCCGCCCGCTCGGCCATCGTCCTGCGTGAGCTGGAGCCCGAGGCGAAGGCGAACCTCTCGCCGGAGGCGTACACCGCCGCCAAGTCCGCCGCCGCGGTCATGGGGATGAACAACGTCTTCTACCGCACCCGGCACCTGCTCTCCGACCCGGAGTACGGCACGCTGCGCGCGGGCCTGCGGATGAACGTCATCGGCAACCCGGGCGTGGAGAAGATCGACTTCGAGCTGTGGTCGCTCGCGGTCTCCGCGATCAACGGCTGCGGCCAGTGCCTGGACTCGCACGAGCAGGTCCTGCGCAAGGCGGGCGTCGACCGCGAGACGATCCAGGAGGCCTTCAAGATCGCCTCCGTGATCCAGGCCGTCGCCGTCACCCTCGACGCCGAGGCCGCCCTCGCCGGCGAGTAA
- a CDS encoding ABC transporter ATP-binding protein: MTPAGSLLAATDLRKAYGTTHALDGAEFSIHPGEVVAVMGPSGSGKSTLLHCLAGIVAPDSGSIAYAGRELTSMSDAERSELRRTEFGFVFQFGQLVPELTCVENVALPLRLTGVKRKEAERTALHRMEQLQVEDLGAKRPGEISGGQGQRVAVARALVTDPRVIFADEPTGALDSLNGELVMQLLTEAARSANAAVVLVTHETRVAAYSDREIVVRDGKSRDMERIV, from the coding sequence ATGACCCCGGCCGGCTCGCTGCTCGCGGCCACCGACCTGCGCAAGGCGTACGGGACCACCCACGCCCTCGACGGCGCCGAGTTCTCCATCCACCCCGGTGAGGTCGTCGCCGTCATGGGCCCCTCCGGCTCGGGCAAGTCGACCCTGCTGCACTGCCTCGCGGGCATCGTCGCGCCCGACTCCGGCTCCATCGCCTACGCCGGCCGCGAGCTTACCTCCATGAGCGACGCCGAGCGCAGCGAGCTGCGCCGCACCGAGTTCGGCTTCGTCTTCCAGTTCGGCCAGCTCGTACCGGAGCTGACCTGCGTGGAAAACGTCGCCCTCCCGCTGCGCCTGACCGGCGTCAAGCGCAAGGAGGCCGAGCGCACCGCCCTGCACCGGATGGAGCAGCTCCAGGTGGAGGACCTCGGCGCCAAGCGGCCCGGCGAGATATCCGGCGGCCAGGGACAGCGCGTGGCCGTCGCCCGCGCCCTCGTCACCGACCCCCGGGTGATCTTCGCCGACGAACCCACCGGAGCCCTCGACTCCCTCAACGGCGAACTCGTCATGCAGCTGCTCACCGAGGCCGCCCGGTCCGCGAACGCCGCCGTCGTGCTCGTGACGCACGAGACCCGCGTGGCCGCCTACTCCGACCGCGAGATCGTCGTACGCGATGGCAAATCCCGCGACATGGAGCGGATCGTATGA
- a CDS encoding isoprenyl transferase, with amino-acid sequence MKLRDLVYRLYARRVEGRLDHDAAPKHIGVILDGNRRWAKASGGTTEQGHQAGADKISEMLGWCTETDVEVVTLWMLSTDNLDRPEVELRPLLNIIENTVRGLAADGRWRVHHVGNLDILPARTQNVLKEAEQATHDVDGILVNVAVGYGGRQEIADAVRSLLLEHARKGTSFEELAEILDIDHIAEHLYTRGQPDPDLVIRTSGEQRLSGFMLWQSAHSEYYFCEVFWPAFRKVDFLRALRDYAARHRRYGT; translated from the coding sequence GTGAAGTTGCGCGACCTGGTGTACAGGCTTTACGCACGCCGGGTGGAAGGCCGCCTCGACCATGACGCGGCGCCCAAGCACATCGGCGTCATCCTGGACGGGAACCGCCGTTGGGCGAAGGCGTCCGGAGGGACGACGGAGCAGGGCCACCAGGCCGGCGCCGACAAGATCTCCGAGATGCTGGGCTGGTGCACCGAGACGGACGTCGAGGTCGTCACCCTGTGGATGCTCTCCACGGACAACCTGGACCGGCCGGAGGTCGAGCTCCGCCCGCTGCTCAACATCATCGAGAACACCGTGCGGGGCCTCGCCGCGGACGGCCGCTGGCGCGTCCATCACGTCGGCAACCTCGACATCCTGCCCGCCCGGACGCAGAACGTGCTCAAGGAGGCCGAGCAGGCCACCCACGACGTCGACGGAATACTGGTCAACGTCGCCGTCGGCTACGGCGGCCGCCAGGAGATCGCCGACGCGGTGCGCTCGCTGCTGCTGGAGCACGCGCGCAAGGGCACCTCTTTCGAGGAGCTCGCCGAGATCCTCGACATCGACCACATCGCCGAGCACCTCTACACGCGCGGCCAGCCGGACCCGGACCTCGTCATCCGCACCAGCGGCGAACAGCGGCTGTCCGGATTCATGCTCTGGCAGAGCGCGCACAGCGAGTACTACTTCTGCGAAGTCTTCTGGCCGGCCTTCCGCAAGGTCGACTTCCTGCGGGCCCTGCGCGACTACGCGGCCCGTCACCGGCGCTACGGGACCTGA
- a CDS encoding PhoH family protein, with amino-acid sequence MVTSTKSRLPDRRTYVLDTSVLLADPNAISRFDEHEVVLPIVVITELEAKRHHPELGYFARQALRLLDDFRVRNGRLDAPIPLGDLGGTLRVELNHSDTSVLPAGFRLGDNDSRILAVARNLQAEGYDVTVVSKDLPLRIKASSVGLIAEEYRAELAITDAGWTGMSDLALSGEQVDLLYSEDRLYVPEAAELPVHTGLVLQSERGKALGRVTADGNVRLVRGDREAFGLHGRSAEQRIALDLLLDPEIGIISMGGRAGTGKSALALCAGLEAVLERRQHQKVMVFRPLYAVGGQDLGYLPGDASEKMSPWAQAVFDTLSAVAGREVIEEVLNRGMLEVLPLTHIRGRSLHDAFVIVDEAQSLERNVLLTVLSRIGANSRVVLTHDVAQRDNLRVGRYDGVVAVVEKLKGHPLFAHITLTRSERSPIAALVTEMLENL; translated from the coding sequence GTGGTGACCAGCACAAAGAGCCGCCTGCCCGACAGGCGGACCTACGTCCTCGACACCAGCGTCCTGCTGGCAGACCCCAATGCGATCTCCCGCTTCGACGAGCACGAGGTCGTGCTCCCGATCGTGGTGATCACCGAGCTGGAGGCAAAGAGGCACCATCCCGAACTCGGTTACTTCGCGCGCCAGGCCCTGCGCCTGCTCGACGACTTCCGGGTTCGCAACGGTCGCCTGGACGCCCCCATCCCGCTGGGCGATCTGGGCGGCACCCTGCGCGTCGAGCTCAACCACTCCGACACGAGCGTCCTGCCCGCCGGCTTCAGGTTGGGGGACAACGACTCGCGGATCCTCGCGGTCGCCCGCAACCTCCAGGCCGAGGGCTACGACGTCACGGTGGTCTCGAAGGATCTCCCACTGCGCATCAAGGCCTCCTCCGTGGGGCTGATCGCCGAGGAGTACCGCGCGGAGCTCGCGATCACCGATGCCGGCTGGACGGGCATGAGCGACCTCGCGCTCTCCGGGGAGCAGGTGGACCTCCTCTACTCGGAGGACCGTCTCTACGTGCCGGAGGCCGCGGAACTGCCCGTGCACACCGGACTGGTCCTGCAGTCCGAGCGCGGCAAGGCCCTCGGCCGGGTCACGGCGGACGGCAACGTCAGGCTCGTACGCGGCGACCGCGAGGCCTTCGGACTGCACGGCCGCAGCGCCGAGCAGCGGATCGCGCTGGACCTCCTCCTCGACCCCGAGATCGGGATCATCTCGATGGGCGGCCGGGCCGGCACCGGAAAGTCGGCGCTGGCGCTGTGCGCGGGACTGGAAGCGGTCCTGGAGCGCAGGCAGCACCAGAAGGTGATGGTCTTCCGGCCGCTGTACGCGGTGGGCGGCCAGGACCTCGGCTACCTGCCCGGGGACGCCTCCGAGAAGATGAGCCCCTGGGCGCAGGCGGTCTTCGACACCCTCTCGGCGGTCGCCGGGCGCGAGGTCATCGAGGAGGTGCTGAACCGCGGGATGCTGGAGGTCCTGCCGCTCACGCACATCCGCGGTCGTTCGCTGCACGACGCCTTCGTGATCGTGGACGAGGCGCAGTCGCTGGAGCGCAATGTCCTGCTGACCGTTCTGTCCCGGATCGGGGCCAATTCGCGGGTCGTTCTGACCCACGATGTCGCCCAGCGGGACAACCTGCGGGTCGGTCGGTACGACGGAGTGGTCGCCGTGGTCGAGAAGTTGAAGGGCCACCCGCTCTTCGCCCACATCACGCTGACGCGCTCGGAGCGCTCCCCGATCGCCGCGCTGGTGACCGAGATGCTGGAGAACCTCTGA